In the Oreochromis aureus strain Israel breed Guangdong linkage group 14, ZZ_aureus, whole genome shotgun sequence genome, one interval contains:
- the kcnj13 gene encoding inward rectifier potassium channel 13, whose translation MTTKSNSSVLGGKASSSPLLSPPPHQRLITKDGHCALRPTVCSSGSWHETLRRAWLLALQDVWGLLVSLRWRWVLLAFCTSFLAHWLLFACLWYLLAHLNGDLAVQDHDAPPQGHVLCVKHITSFTAAFSFSLETQLTIGYGTMFPSGDCPSAIALLAVQMLLGLMLEAFITGAFVAKIARPQKRAGAIQFSHQAVVGQHLGQTCLMLRVTNLLQRPLVDVKVSAVLYEEHEGQALHQTSLDFYLDHLGQQPCPFFIFPLTFYHPLDRRSPLYPVLCEGSSTHFELVVFLSALQEGTGDTCQKRTSYLRQEIQFDRRFVPALGLDACGRYTVSNQHFDTAHSKEPMNKDCVVQINGDGNERME comes from the exons ATGACAACCAAATCGAACAGCAGTGTTCTGGGTGGCAAGGCTTCCTCATCACCTCTCCTGTCCCCTCCACCTCACCAGCGTCTGATCACCAAAGATGGACACTGTGCACTTCGCCCCACTGTGTGTTCTTCAGGCTCATGGCATGAGACTTTACGCAGAGCCTGGCTGTTGGCCCTGCAGGATGTGTGGGGACTGTTAGTGAGTCTGCGCTGGAGATGGGTCCTTCTGGCCTTCTGCACCTCTTTCCTGGCCCACTGGCTGTTGTTTGCCTGTCTGTGGTACTTGCTGGCACACCTAAATGGGGACCTTGCTGTTCAGGATCATGATGCGCCCCCACAGGGGCATGTGCTCTGTGTAAAGCACATTACAAGCTTCACTGCTGCGTTTTCCTTCTCCCTGGAGACTCAGCTAACCATCGGCTATGGCACTATGTTCCCCAGTGGAGACTGCCCTAGTGCTATAGCACTTTTGGCTGTACAGATGCTGCTTGGACTCATGCTGGAAGCATTTATCACAG GTGCATTTGTAGCCAAGATTGCCCGCCCCCAGAAGCGAGCAGGAGCCATCCAATTCAGCCACCAGGCAGTGGTGGGCCAACACCTGGGTCAGACATGCCTCATGCTACGAGTCACCAATCTGCTGCAGCGACCTCTGGTGGATGTAAAGGTGAGTGCTGTGCTATATGAGGAGCATGAAGGCCAAGCTCTACACCAGACTTCATTGGACTTCTATTTGGACCATCTGGGCCAGCAGCCATGCCCCTTCTTCATTTTTCCACTCACCTTTTACCACCCCCTGGACCGTCGGAGCCCTCTGTACCCTGTCCTGTGTGAGGGCTCATCAACCCACTTTGAGTTAGTTGTCTTCCTATCAGCCTTGCAGGAGGGAACTGGTGACACTTGCCAGAAGAGGACCTCTTACCTGCGCCAAGAAATCCAGTTTGACCGCCGCTTTGTCCCTGCTTTGGGGTTGGATGCCTGTGGAAGGTACACAGTGAGCAACCAGCACTTTGATACAGCCCACTCAAAAGAGCCTATGAACAAGGACTGTGTGGTGCAGATCAACGGTGATGGCAATGAGAGGATGGAGTAA